The sequence CAGCTCAATTTAGCTCAAAAACCTAGGTTTTTTGCCTAACAGCTTCAACCCAAATGCCAGCCAGGTGCATGTTCTGTCCAATGTGGCAAAGAAGCACAGCTCtaggataaaaaaagagagccTTTGACTATCATTTTGTTGAGAACAGATCATGTCATCTACTCAaacaaaatcttcatttccaTGCACTGCTTAACTTTTTTGCAAACCTATAGTATCATGACATCCAGTGAATTTCTATTGACGTAGTTTTAATATCAAATGAATTCTTCTCTTTTGATTAGGCATTGTTCTTCTATTTGAATTTGAGATAactttagattattatttttttgattttgagaTTTTCACCTCATGAATTTGAAAAGAGCTAGCTTGTGACGCTTGaggtaaatgaagaaaaaaaaaaaaaagataagaagaagATAGAAAATTGTGGGTCATGGAATTAATTGATGCCTTTCAGAATTTTTGTTATCGTCTATGTATATCCCAAGTTCTGGTGTCAATCTTGGTCCTATGAATTGTGATAGAGTTTTTCTTGACAGTCCAGAGTGACAAGATGTTTGGCCGAAGGCCTGTGTATGAAATCAGAATGACAAGTTGTTCCTGACCTAAAAGAATCCTTGCTCCACAAACAGTTTCACCATATCAATGGGGAAAAAACTAGATTTTCCAGCCACATGTTCGTGTTCTTCAATTGAAATATCATTCTTATATCAGTAGGGCTATTAATTGCTCTCATTACCGCAAAGAATTGAGAGGAAGAATGTCACACGCCATAGCTGAAGGCACTTCAAATGACGAAAACGAGGGGCAAACAGGAACAGGAACTTTGggaatttaaatcaaatatcaGAGTGGGAAGGCTCTAACCGACTAAACACACCGTTTTAGTTATTTTCTACAATATTATTAGAAGACACGTGTAATAAGTAATATTTCCTTTATGTTCGGAACAACCAAATTGCGTGTTATATATTTGGTTACAACATAATAGAAAACACGATGAGAAATTGTAATGCAAGAAACGTATGAAGAAATATTCAGGTGAATCATTTCTGGTTTCTATACAGTTTCTATTCCTTTTCACTTATCGTTTCCATCCTTCCACTATCCTCTGAATTGCAACCTTCATCAATTAACCACACTTAGACTAAGATTTGCGATAGGGAAAGCTCATTCCATTTCATTCTATTTTACTCATAACAACTGGTATCAGAGCCAACTTTCCTTGGCTGAGGCTATGGCGCCAGACACTCGAACCGCAGAGATCAAAAGGCTTGAAGAATCCGTTAAgctgacaaaaaaagaaaccaaccacaAGTATGAATTACTCGTTACTCTGGTGAAAGAACAAGGCCAGAAGTTGGACACCATTACAGACTATCATGGAACACAGATAGGAGACATAAAGAATTTGCTCAGTGGTCTGACGCAACAGCTGGATTTTGTCATGCAAAGAATTCCATTTGCTGCAGGGGAATCTAGTCAAGGTAGGGATAAGCAAGCAGCTCATCAGAATGAATCTACAAGCAGACCCAGCTATTCAAATGAGGGAAGGCTAGCTGCTTATAAGGTACACAGGCCAAAACATCTCTTTCCAGTATTCGGGGGGGATGATGTGCATAGATGGTTGTATAAGTGCAATCAGTACTTTAAGATTGAGGAAATTGAGGACCCTGAGAAACTGAAACTTGCTTCTTATTATTTAGATGGCATTGCTTTATACTGGCATCAAAATTTTATGAGGAACTTAAATAATCGGAGAATAAGTTGGGATGAATATGTAGAAGCCTTGTATTACAGATTTTACGGGCAGAAGGACCCTATGGAAGACCTAATTGATCTGAAACAAGTAGGAACGCTGGAAAACTACATCCATGATTTTGACATTTTATGGAATAAGGCAGACATAGGGGAGAAACAAGCTTTAGTTATATTCTTGGGGGGTCTAGAATTAGAGAttaaaaacattgttaaaaTGTTCGAACCCAAGGACTTGAGGCAAGCTTACAACCTCGCTAGACTTCATGCAAACACCTTAGCTCACAGACAAAATGCAGGAATTGCTCCAAAACACCCAGCCTCCACTACCAGCCACAACCTGCCACAAAAATCCATACAACCACCAAACGTTAATCCTACAAATCTTGTAACAGCCAACTTACCCAAGGCAAATCCTACATATTGGAAAAATAACAGTGCTCAAAATTCTTTCAACCAAACTACCAGTAAACCCACTAAATCTATAAAAAACCAAGAGTTTGAAGAACGTAGGTTAAAGGGGTTGTGTTTCTGGTGTGATGATAAATTTGTCCCTGGTCATAGGTGCAGAAACAAGAGATTGTATTCTTTGAGTGTTGTTGACGAGGAGGAAGTCAGTAGAGGAAAGGAACAGTTTGAGGAGGGGTGCCCAACGGGAGAATTAATACCCCAAATTTCACTAAATGCTCTCGAGGGAACTGTCGGGTTCCACACCATGAAAGTCACAAGGAAGGTGGGAAAGCAAATTCTCCACATTCTTGTGGATTCGGGAAGCACGCACAACTTTCTAAACTCTTCATTAACCCATAAATTACAGAACAACTTAACCACCATCACCCCTATAACCATACAAGCTGCCAATGGAGGGAAGATGTCGTGTACTTCAGTATGTAAGGGCTTAAAATGGGAGATACAAGGGGTGTGCTTTGAAGCCGATGTGTTCATCATGGACCTGAGTAACTATGACATGGTGTTAGGTGTTCAATGGCTCTCTATGCTAGGGGACATTCTGTGCAACTACAAACATCTTTGGATGTCTTTTGATTGGCGGGGCCAAAGGGTGTTGCTTAAGGGAGAGAGCCCAATCAAATTCCAAGCTATTGAATTGGCACAACTGCAATGGTTATTAAACAATTCAGAGCAAGTGGCAGAACTTCACTTATGTAGTCTTCAAGTCTTGGAGGATGATGATTTCACCCTCAGCTCACTGACAGTAAAACAACACCAACATCAGGATACTACATTAACTACGATGCTAGAGAATTACAAGGATCTCTTTCAGGAGCTTGAAGGACTACCTTCAGCTAGGGGGCACGATCATATTATTCCATTGAAGGAGGGAAGTCAACCCGTTAACTTGAGACCATACAGGTACTCAGGGCTGTAAAAGGATGTACTTGAAAAAATGGTGAAGGAAATGCTGGGAACTGGAATTGTAAGGCCTAGCAACAACCCTTTTGCCTCTCCTGTCGTGTTGGTTAAGAAGAAGGACTCCACATGGTGCCTCTGTGTTGATTATAGAGCACTGAATAAGTTGACCATCAAGGATAAATACCCTATTCTAGTGGTAGAAGAGTTGCTGGAGGAACTGGTGGGAGCAACAATATTTTCGAAGATTGACCTTCAATCTAGTTATCACTAGATTCGGATGGGTTTGGGGGAGGATTTCAAGACAGCTTTCAGGACACACAATGGCCACTACGAGATCTTAGTTATGCCATTTGGTTTAAGTAACGCTCCAGCTACATTTCAGAGCTTGATGAATGAGGTTTTCAGAACACATCTTAGGAAGTTCATTTTGGTGTTTTTCGACGACATATTAATCTACATCAAGACTTCTGCAGCTCATTATGAACACTTGCAGACTATTTTTGACCTCCTACGGATACATCAATTAGTTACAAAGGAGAGTAAGTGTAGCTTTGGCAGTGAACAAGTCGAATATTTGGGCCACATTATATCCAAATATGGAGTTGCTACCGACCCCAACAAAATCAAAGATATAA is a genomic window of Populus alba chromosome 5, ASM523922v2, whole genome shotgun sequence containing:
- the LOC118047622 gene encoding transposon Ty3-G Gag-Pol polyprotein, whose product is MAPDTRTAEIKRLEESVKLTKKETNHKYELLVTLVKEQGQKLDTITDYHGTQIGDIKNLLSGLTQQLDFVMQRIPFAAGESSQGRDKQAAHQNESTSRPSYSNEGRLAAYKVHRPKHLFPVFGGDDVHRWLYKCNQYFKIEEIEDPEKLKLASYYLDGIALYWHQNFMRNLNNRRISWDEYVEALYYRFYGQKDPMEDLIDLKQVGTLENYIHDFDILWNKADIGEKQALVIFLGGLELEIKNIVKMFEPKDLRQAYNLARLHANTLAHRQNAGIAPKHPASTTSHNLPQKSIQPPNVNPTNLVTANLPKANPTYWKNNSAQNSFNQTTSKPTKSIKNQEFEERRLKGLCFWCDDKFVPGHRCRNKRLYSLSVVDEEEVSRGKEQFEEGCPTGELIPQISLNALEGTVGFHTMKVTRKVGKQILHILVDSGSTHNFLNSSLTHKLQNNLTTITPITIQAANGGKMSCTSVCKGLKWEIQGVCFEADVFIMDLSNYDMVLGVQWLSMLGDILCNYKHLWMSFDWRGQRVLLKGESPIKFQAIELAQLQWLLNNSEQVAELHLCSLQVLEDDDFTLSSLTVKQHQHQDTTLTTMLENYKDLFQELEGLPSARGHDHIIPLKEGSQPVNLRPYRYSGL